The nucleotide sequence TACTAAGTTCTCTGCAGGAACTTCAACATCCTCGAATGCCAGCTCAGCAGTATTTGATGCCTTTAGTCCCATTGTCTCAATTCTGTTTAGTACTTTTACTCCTTTCCATTCTCTCTCTACTACGAACATTGATATTCCCTTCCACCTCGCATTTGGTTCTGGTGGTGAAGTCCTTGCAGTGACAACATAATAATCAGCAATACCACCATTGGTAATGAATATCTTCCTCGCATTTAGGATATACTTTCCGTTCACTTTCTTGGCAGTTGATTGCATCCCTGCAACATCACTTCCTGCCTGTGGTTCAGTGTTTGCAAATGCAGCTACCTTATCTCCCTTGGCAACAGGTGTAACATACTTCTTCCTCTGCTCCTCACTACCAAAAAGTAGTATTGGAGTCATGAATAGACCTCCTACTGCCACTCTTGTTGAAAGTGCAGCCCATACTCTTGCCATCTCCTCTTGTGCTATAACTGTCATCAGTGAGTCTCCGCCTTGTCCTCCGTACTCCTCAGGGACTGATACACCGTATAAGCCTAACTCTTTAGCTTTCTCTAAAACTTCCTTAGGGATCTGTCCCTCTTTTTCTCCTTTTTCCACGTAAGGCGCTACATCCCTTTCCATGAATTCCCTTACTGCCCTTCTAAAAAGTTCATGTTTTTCTGATATTTCTACATTGAATGCTTCCATTGTTTTAAAAGGCAAAACCATGCTTTACTTTACCTTTCAGTCCTATTAAGCTTTTCTTCCAGACCGTTTATTAAAAATGTGGATTTGAAAGACTAAGCGGAAATCTGCTTTTTTCCTTAGCCTCTTTCCTTATTTAAAAGTTTTTTATGATGTTTTTAAGGTAAGGACAGAGATTTTCCACTTATAATTATACTACTTGGGGGCAGTTTTGCAAAGTTATTAGTTATATCTATAGGATTAGTGTTATGTTTATTTGAAAAATTAGAACTGCCTTTAAAATAATCAGTTGATTATAATGTCAACTTTATAAAAGTTTAAACATAGTAGGTCGGGTCTGCCAGGCGTGAATATAGTGATATTAGAAAGTAGTAAATTATACTTTTGAATACTTTTTGGATACGAAGTGTAACATGTTGTTTAAAATTTCTTGATCTTTATTAACAGTTCTACAATAACGAAGACACGCATATGGCTTAAGATTTAAAAATATTGGCAACTAGGAGGGAGATGGAAACATGTCTTATCGCCATATTCATGTATTGTGAGCTTGATTACGTAAAGGTTAATATAAGCACGTACGTATATATAAAGGTTAAGGTTAAACTATCTATAGATAGTGAAGTTTTAAAGAAGGCTAAAGAACTTGCCGTTGAAAGAAAGGTCACTCTCAGTGAGATTTTCGAGAAAGCAGTATCAGAACTTGGTAACTTGTCAACTGTCAATAAGATTATGAGAGAATTAGATCTATCGCCTAGGCTTATTTCCTTTGAGGAAGTTACCAAGAGTAGAATTACCTTAAACGCCAGTGATTTAGTTGGGGAAATGAGAGATGAACTATTTAGATACTAGCACAATAGTTAAGAGATACTTTAATGAGCCTGGCAGCCAGAAAGTGGACTAAGTATATGGAGATGCTCGGAAAGGTTCACTGACTATCTCATTTTCGACATGGAGCATGAAGAGTTAGCTTATTTAGGCATTTTCAAGACTCCTATTAACATGTTACCCTTAAATCAGTATATCGACAGTGGTTCAAACTCATAATAATGTTCCAGTCTACCCACTACTTTAGATACGGGTTTAAATTATAACGGACTTTTTCACTTAGACTCTACTGGCATACTCGCAAAGGAAAATAAAAATAAAATGAAGTACTAACTTATTTCCCAGAAAGCTTTGCCACTACTTGCTTTATTTCTTCGTAGTTGGGCTCTATGCCAGGATTGTCTGATACCCACTTGTATCTAATAACTCCGTCTTTATCGATAATGAATACTGATCTCTTTGATATCACATAGTCCTTTAGGATAGGCAATTCTCCAGCTATACCATAAGCCTTTACGGCTACTCTGTTAAAGTCACTAAGTAATGGGAAGTTTATCTTATTTTGCTCCTTAAACGCCTTGTTTGAAAATGGAGGATCCACACTTATACCTAATACAACTGCATTAAGTTCATTAAACTTGGATAAAGAGTCTCTGAAAGTACACATTTCTTTTGTACAAACACTGGTAAACGCACCGGGGTAGAATGCTAAAACGACTACCTTACCCTTGAAGTCTGTCGGTATTTTCCATTTCTTTAGGTCTGTATCCACTAATTCAATCTCGGGTGCTTTTTCTCCTACTTCAGGCATAAGAAACTATACGTAAGCTAGAATATAAGCTTTTAATATATAAGTACTAAACACTATTATATCCTTATCTTAACTGGAGTAATAGAAGATTATAGGATAAACTTGTAGTTATTATCAGGTAATTCTTTTTAGATTTGTGCAACTATCATTGTATAAGTTTATATATTTACTTTATCAATCTAGCTTACGATTTCTGAATTAATAAAACCCTTTCATTGTTTCATGTAATAGTCCCTATACTTATTTCTCAACTCCTCCTTCCTGAACTTACCAACACTAGTCTTAGGTATCTCATCAACAAAGACAATGTCATCTGGTAACTGCCACTTGGCAAACCTCTTCAAAAGATGCTCTCTTAATTCTCTTTTAACCTCGTCCTTAGGCAAATTCTCATAGTCTGACTTAAGCACTACAATAGCCAATGGTCTCTCACCCCACTTAGGGTGAGGAACACCAACAACACTAGCCTCCCTAACATAAGGATGAGCCATCAAAAAGTTCTCCAAATCAATACTACTAATCCACTCACCACCACTCTTAATCACATCCTTCAACCTATCAACAATCTTGATGTGGCTTAACTCGTCAATTACAGCTAAATCTTTACTTTTCCACCACCCATCACTAGTAAAAGACTCTGCACTCCTCGGGTCATTATAGTACGACTTAGCGATCCATGGTCCCCTGATCCAGATCTCGCCTACACTCTTACCATCCCAAGGTAACTCTTCTCCGGATACAGGATCCACTAACTCAACCTCAACACCAAATGTTGGGTAGCCTTGACCCGCCTTTATACGTCTCTCCTCTGGAGGCAATTGCTCTAACTCAGGTTTAATTCCCCCTGCCACACCTGGTCCAGTCTCCGTCGCACCATAACCATTACCGGCTACCTCTATACCGTACTTAGCAAGTGCAGAAACTAAAGCAGGCGGTGCAGCTGCTCCCCCTATTCCAACTACCAGCCCTTTTAAATCAGGCTTTGGATTCATGTTCTCAATTCTTCGGAGTAGTTCAAAGAATACAGTTGGGACTCCTCCTGTTCTCGTAACTTTATGATTTAAAATGTGCTCGACCATGGAGTCAACAGTTGGTCTACCAGGAAATATCTGCTTACAACCAGTAATTGCACCAGCAAACTGAGTACCCCAACCATGGACATGGAAAAATGGAACAACTGGAAGTAGTACATCTGAAATTTTTAACCGTCTTGAGGCATTTAATGCGTGAAGAACTATTGACCTATGGGAGTAAAATACACCCTTTGGTAAACCTGTAGTCCCGGTAGTAAATGCAGCTAGGGCTGAGCTCTTCTCGTCTACCTCATCAAATTTTCTGTTGGGTGAGCCGGACTTCACTAATTCTTCATAACCAAACGCATTCCTGATATTTGTCTTAATTTCCTCAAAAGGTTTATCACTCATGATAATAGTGTAGTCGAAATTATACTCCTTAGATAGAGCCTCAGCCAATGGAAGTAATGAATCATCAACCAGAAGACCTTTTGGTTTGGTCAATTTTAAGATGTATAATAAGTCTGCAGGGTGGAGTCTGATGTTTAATTCCAGTAACACTGCTCCTAGAGACGGGACAGTGAAGAATGACTCAAAATACCTGTGATCGTTCCAACCCAATATACCTATAATATCACCTGGATTTATCTTTAGTTCACTCTCTATTGAGTTGGTAAAACTGGAAACCCTTTCCAGTATTTTCCCGTAAGTTAGATTGTGAATCTTGCCGCCTAAAGACCTTCTGTCTGAAATTATTTCCCTTTCTCCGTGAACTTTTCCGGCATACTGAATTATTTTATGTATATTTAATTGCCAATCGTCATTTACAGTTGATGGTATCCCCTTTATCATAATAGAATATTTTAAACTTGATTATTAATAAATATTAAAGTTAAAAATTATCCGTTAGTTATTTACCTATAGCTTGAACTATTATGAAATAAGTAACTAATTACTGCTCTCTTTAGAGTAAAGATCATTAGAAGATAATTGCAGTGACGAACAGGAAAAAGCTAACTATAATTAATTCTATTACAGTTTCAGGGCTGTCTATTCATTTGAGATTCATTAAATAAGAATACAACACTGATCATAGCTATGAAAACTTTTCAACAATCATGATTTCAGACTCTTATAAAACTATATTGATTATTGGTTCTACTATTCTAAAGTCAGCTTTCAAGCCGTAGATATATTTTGTGGTGAAAAATTTTCATGTTTAATTTGCACAATATTAAAATGTCGTAAAAGTTTTATTAAAAATTTTAAACATTTGATAAATGAAAGACAAACCTAGACTCAGAGAACTATTATGAATAGTCAAAAATGAGCTACTAAATATCTATCAGATATTACGTACTTCTATCTTTTTACATTAAATGTGAAATTTACATTTTTCGTTAACGAAATAATTCGTTATACGAATTTTATTTAAGAAAGGAAAAGTTTAATATTTAAAAAATAATGTATATATACTTCAACGTTATTGTTAAACCTATAATATTTTTAAATTAGAAACTTTATATTATGTTTATGGGATCTAAAAATCAAAGATCAAGCAGTGGAGTAAAAGATTTAGGGACGGAGTCAGATTTAAAGCTTAAAAAATCCCTAGGTAGATTTGAGTTATTGTTTTTATCGCTGGGTGGAGTTATAGGTTCAGGATGGTTATTTGGTGCATTATATACTGCTGGTTATGCTGGTGGCGCAGGGATTTTATCGTGGCTAATAGGTGGAATATTAGTTATATTTGTGGGTTTAGTATATGCTGAGCTAGGCTCTGCCATACCAAAGTCAGGAGGTATTGTAAGGTATCCTCATTACAGTCATGGAGGAATAGTGGGATTTATAATGATATGGGCATATTTCCTGTCCGCAGCTTCTGCTCCAGCCATAGAGGCTTCTGCAACAGTTACATATTTGAGCTATTTCATACACAGTTTGACCACTAATGGAACATTTACAGGTCAATTAACACTTGAAGGTATTGGCTTAGCTTATTTCCTTCTAATACTATTCTTCTTCCTAAATTATGCGGGAGTTAACATTCTAGGCAAAGTCACACACGCTGCAGGGTGGTGGAAACTGATAATTCCCTCTGTGACAGTTATTTTAGCCCTAGCGTTTCTAAACCATCCAGCTAATTACACTGCAGGAGGAGGATTTTTCCCCTCATCTACTTACTTATCCGCTGGGTTATCCGGCTTTTCAGCAGTCCTTTTCGCAATACCTACATCTGGAGTGGTATTTTCATACCTAGGATTTAGACAAGCTGTTGAATACGGTGGCGAAGGAAAGAATCCTAGGAAAGATATTCCATTTGCAGTAATAGGTTCTCTATTAATAGCTATAGTTTTGTATACATTACTCCAAGTAGCGTTTACAGGAGGGGTAAATTGGTCAGCTGCAGGAGTAAAAGTAGGTAATTGGACTGGTTTAACCAGTAGTGGAATGGTTAATGGTCCGTTCTTATTTATGTTCGAGAATTCAGGGCTAGTTGGTCCTATAGCAGGGCTATTTAGTGTGTGGGCTCTTATACTTCTGATAGATGCAGTTATATCTCCAGCTGGTACTGGATGGATATATGTAGGAACTTCTACTAGAACTATATATGGTTTTGCTACTAATGGTTACTTGCCTTCACTGTTTCTTAAAATAGGTAAAACAGGTGTTCCAGTTTTCTCGCTAATAGCTTCGTTATTGATAGGCATGCTATTCTTATTACCTTTTCCAGCATGGATAGCTTTAGTTGGTTTCATATCGTTGGCGACAGTATTTACATGCATAATGGGTGGCATTGGCTTACACACTTTAAGGAATGTAGCGCCAGATTTACCTAGAAGGTATAAGGTCCCAGCTTACAAAATAATTGCTCCGATAGCTACATTAGTAGCGGGGCTAATAGTATATTGGGCTGGATTTTCGACGTTATTCTATGTGGTCACTGCAATATTTCTAGGCTTGCCAATATTTTTTGGGTATTATGCATATAAAATATTCAAACTGGACAAAAGAATGGCGGCAATCTTAGGAGCCATAGACCTGGGTATAGCATTAGCCTCAGCATTTTCCTTAGATATTGCTACCTCTGGTCTCTCAACTGCAAACAACATTGCGTTTGGACTTTATATGGGAATTATGATAGCACTAGTTGTAATCAATATTCTGGTATTATGGGATAGTGTTAGTCAGGATGTGAGAAAAGAGATCAAAGCTAGTTATTGGCTCATTGCCCTAATATTCATAGTAATGACTATCTCATATTTTGGAGGGTTTGGACTTGACGCTATCATACCATTCCCTGAAGATACCATTGTGGCTGCCATAATTATACTGATATTCCACTTCTTAGCAGTTAGAAGTGGATTAAGAACAGAAGCTATCGAAGAAATCATAAGTACAACTAAGGACTTATGAAGACATAAACCTGATATAGTATTTTTTACACAGCTCTATGTAATTCTTTTTTCCTACATTCTATCAAGGAGTCTGAAAGTGATTATAATAATATCTGACAATTATTGACAAATTTTGAACCATGAACTATCTTATAAAGTATTTACTGTAGCAAATTTCGGGGAATATAATTTTTCCTCTACAAGATGTTTTTAAAGAATTTGAGAACCTAAAGTTCTCTATATGCTTAACGTTGCCTTAAAACTAATCATTATTTGAATAACTTTTTGCCGTCATGTAGAAGTCTTATTTGGTATTAAAGATCAGTCTTATAAAATTCTCACAGTCTACAATATTTTAAACTGAGATTGAATTCTGAAGATTAAAGGACTTCATAAGATTCCTACTATCCCTAACAGATTTCTTTATTAATGTGTCCTTACATCTTATAGTATTATGATGGATAGTTTAAGATCCTTAATATCAAAAGCTGATGAGAAAGCGGTAAATTTATCTTCTGATGGCAAAATCATCGGGAGGGTAACTCGTTTCTCGCATGTGAAAATTGCTGAAGAGCCAGCAATAGCCATAGACATTCCATTTGAGAACTATCTTGAAAAACCTATAGAGAGAGGAGAGTTTATCGGTATAGTATCAATAATACCAGGGTCAGTTGTTCTTGGAG is from Sulfolobus acidocaldarius DSM 639 and encodes:
- a CDS encoding acyl-CoA dehydrogenase family protein, translated to MVLPFKTMEAFNVEISEKHELFRRAVREFMERDVAPYVEKGEKEGQIPKEVLEKAKELGLYGVSVPEEYGGQGGDSLMTVIAQEEMARVWAALSTRVAVGGLFMTPILLFGSEEQRKKYVTPVAKGDKVAAFANTEPQAGSDVAGMQSTAKKVNGKYILNARKIFITNGGIADYYVVTARTSPPEPNARWKGISMFVVEREWKGVKVLNRIETMGLKASNTAELAFEDVEVPAENLVGEEGMGFKYAMSTFDASRVGVAGQALGVAQAALEKMTNYSVQRSAFGSPLLGFQMVQEKIAETLTEVNAARLVTYWAATLYNKGMTNEAIIASSMAKYFATEVAERAAIRAITVHGGYGVATSTGVERLLRDVEIMKIYEGANDIQKLVILKETARRLFGIKM
- a CDS encoding peroxiredoxin, whose amino-acid sequence is MPEVGEKAPEIELVDTDLKKWKIPTDFKGKVVVLAFYPGAFTSVCTKEMCTFRDSLSKFNELNAVVLGISVDPPFSNKAFKEQNKINFPLLSDFNRVAVKAYGIAGELPILKDYVISKRSVFIIDKDGVIRYKWVSDNPGIEPNYEEIKQVVAKLSGK
- a CDS encoding AMP-binding protein; its protein translation is MIKGIPSTVNDDWQLNIHKIIQYAGKVHGEREIISDRRSLGGKIHNLTYGKILERVSSFTNSIESELKINPGDIIGILGWNDHRYFESFFTVPSLGAVLLELNIRLHPADLLYILKLTKPKGLLVDDSLLPLAEALSKEYNFDYTIIMSDKPFEEIKTNIRNAFGYEELVKSGSPNRKFDEVDEKSSALAAFTTGTTGLPKGVFYSHRSIVLHALNASRRLKISDVLLPVVPFFHVHGWGTQFAGAITGCKQIFPGRPTVDSMVEHILNHKVTRTGGVPTVFFELLRRIENMNPKPDLKGLVVGIGGAAAPPALVSALAKYGIEVAGNGYGATETGPGVAGGIKPELEQLPPEERRIKAGQGYPTFGVEVELVDPVSGEELPWDGKSVGEIWIRGPWIAKSYYNDPRSAESFTSDGWWKSKDLAVIDELSHIKIVDRLKDVIKSGGEWISSIDLENFLMAHPYVREASVVGVPHPKWGERPLAIVVLKSDYENLPKDEVKRELREHLLKRFAKWQLPDDIVFVDEIPKTSVGKFRKEELRNKYRDYYMKQ
- a CDS encoding APC family permease, producing the protein MGSKNQRSSSGVKDLGTESDLKLKKSLGRFELLFLSLGGVIGSGWLFGALYTAGYAGGAGILSWLIGGILVIFVGLVYAELGSAIPKSGGIVRYPHYSHGGIVGFIMIWAYFLSAASAPAIEASATVTYLSYFIHSLTTNGTFTGQLTLEGIGLAYFLLILFFFLNYAGVNILGKVTHAAGWWKLIIPSVTVILALAFLNHPANYTAGGGFFPSSTYLSAGLSGFSAVLFAIPTSGVVFSYLGFRQAVEYGGEGKNPRKDIPFAVIGSLLIAIVLYTLLQVAFTGGVNWSAAGVKVGNWTGLTSSGMVNGPFLFMFENSGLVGPIAGLFSVWALILLIDAVISPAGTGWIYVGTSTRTIYGFATNGYLPSLFLKIGKTGVPVFSLIASLLIGMLFLLPFPAWIALVGFISLATVFTCIMGGIGLHTLRNVAPDLPRRYKVPAYKIIAPIATLVAGLIVYWAGFSTLFYVVTAIFLGLPIFFGYYAYKIFKLDKRMAAILGAIDLGIALASAFSLDIATSGLSTANNIAFGLYMGIMIALVVINILVLWDSVSQDVRKEIKASYWLIALIFIVMTISYFGGFGLDAIIPFPEDTIVAAIIILIFHFLAVRSGLRTEAIEEIISTTKDL